Proteins encoded together in one Eubalaena glacialis isolate mEubGla1 chromosome 7, mEubGla1.1.hap2.+ XY, whole genome shotgun sequence window:
- the LOC133095708 gene encoding thioredoxin-like, which produces MRGRSFESKYAFQEALNRAGEKLVVVDISATWCGPCKMIKPFFLSLSEKYSKVVFLEVHVDDCQDVASECEVKCMPTFQFFKKGQKVGEFSGANKEKLEATINELI; this is translated from the exons ATGAGAG GTCGCTCGTTTGAGAGCAAGTATGCTTTTCAGGAAGCCTTGAACAGGGCAGGAGAGAAACTCGTTGTAGTCGACATCTCAGCCACGTGGTGTGGGCCTTGCAAAATGATcaagcctttctttctttctctctctgaaaagTATTCCAAAGTAGTGTTCCTCGAAGTACATGTGGATGACTGTCAGGATGTTGCTTCAGAGTGTGAAGTCAAATGCATGCCAAccttccagtttttt aaaaagggacagaagGTGGGTGAATTTTCTGGAGCTAATAAGGAAAAACTCGAAGCCACCATTAATGAATTAATCTAA